The genomic region GGGAGGCTCCCCATTATCTGTCACTGCCACAAGGAGATTCTGCTTGAGGGTGTCTTTGTCCAGGAATGCCCGGATGGTCCTGATCTCCCCTGAGTGCAGGCCCACAGAGAAGAGCCCTGGCTCTGTGGCCTTGAGCAGATGGTAGGACAGCCAGGCATTCTGGCCAGAGTCTGCATCCACCGCCACCACCTTGGTCACCAGGTAGCCTGGCTCTGCAGAGCGTGGGGCCAGCTCCACTCCACTGGAGCCATCTGTGGGGAAGGCAGGGTACAGGATTTCTGGAGCATTGTCATTCTGATCCAGGATGAACAGAGTCAGGGACACATTGCTGCTGAGAGGAGGGTCCCCAGAATCCCTGGCTGTCACTCTCAGCTGAAGCTCCCGGGACTGTTCATAGTCAAAGGAGCACAGAGCATAGAGCACACCAGTCTCTGAGTTGATGGAGACATAGGAGGACAGTGGTGGTGCCTCCAAGGGGAGGCTACTGTCCACAAGGGAATAGGTGACTAAGGCATTCTCTTGGCTATCTGGGTCATGGGCAGTCAAGGAGTAGATGGAAGCTCCTCTGGGGTTGTTTTCCTGGATGTAGGCAGAGTAGGCTGTCTGACTGAAAGAGGGTGGGTTGTCATTGATGTCTGCCACGTGCAAGAGGATGTGAGTGTGTGTAGACAGAGATG from Gracilinanus agilis isolate LMUSP501 unplaced genomic scaffold, AgileGrace unplaced_scaffold59076, whole genome shotgun sequence harbors:
- the LOC123256449 gene encoding protocadherin gamma-A2-like, with product NAPEVTITSVTSSIPENAPPGTVITLFHVHDRDSGKNGQVLCSIPDNLPFKLEKKVDNYHSLATDRALDREQVSEYNITVTAVDFGSPSLSTHTHILLHVADINDNPPSFSQTAYSAYIQENNPRGASIYSLTAHDPDSQENALVTYSLVDSSLPLEAPPLSSYVSINSETGVLYALCSFDYEQSRELQLRVTARDSGDPPLSSNVSLTLFILDQNDNAPEILYPAFPTDGSSGVELAPRSAEPGYLVTKVVAVDADSGQNAWLSYHLLKATEPGLFSVGLHSGEIRTIRAFLDKDTLKQNLLVAVTDNGEPPLSATISVTVAVADSIPEILSDLSSQAAPESQDDSLLTFYLVIAVAVVSCLFFTFIVLLLALRLRRWWKLQVVQSAADHVGGVSSSQFLGIDGVRAFLQTYSHEVSLTTDSRKSQLIFPQPNYADTLISQQS